The Anaerolineae bacterium genome has a segment encoding these proteins:
- a CDS encoding VWA domain-containing protein, which produces MAVGLFAYLTFQSGLGRTPIVKATALPLATASPLPVAEEPDGLLMMEEAEEMMAPPLAAPPPDFNTEEYDVIEESDFLEALSNPLSTFSIDVDTASYSNVRRFINNSQLPPPDAVRIEEMINYFTYDYPPPQDEHPFAVVTELSECPWNPAHQLIHIGLQGHKVDKGQLPDSNLVFLLDVSGSMNEPNKLPLLKQGYQLLVEQLTGRDTVSIVVYAGAAGLVLPPTSGDDKATILQAIDMLEAGGSTAGGQGIQLAYQVAQENLIPGGNNRVILATDGDFNVGPSSDAELVRMIEEKRDEGIFLTVLGLGTGNYKDSKMEQLADKGNGNYAYIDNIREAKKVLVSEMAGTLLTIAKDVKLQIEFNPAKVKAYRLIGYENRMLAKEDFADDTKDAGELGAGHSVTALYEIIPAGADEAVRPTPELKYQESQLSEEAAQSNELMTVKLRYKLPHGEQSILLAQPVLDEAVPPEQASDNFKFAAAVAEFGLLLRDSQFKGDATYAQVLALAKAAKGQDETGYRAEFIRLVETAELLQ; this is translated from the coding sequence ATGGCTGTGGGGCTGTTTGCTTACCTGACTTTTCAGTCGGGGCTGGGCAGAACGCCAATTGTCAAGGCCACGGCGCTGCCACTGGCTACGGCATCACCGCTGCCGGTAGCAGAAGAACCGGACGGATTATTAATGATGGAAGAAGCCGAGGAGATGATGGCTCCACCGCTCGCCGCGCCGCCTCCGGACTTTAACACCGAGGAGTACGACGTTATTGAGGAGAGCGACTTTTTAGAGGCGCTCAGCAATCCCCTGTCTACCTTTTCTATTGACGTGGACACAGCTTCTTACAGTAATGTCAGACGCTTTATTAACAACTCTCAACTGCCACCCCCGGACGCGGTGCGTATTGAGGAGATGATTAATTATTTTACCTACGATTATCCCCCCCCGCAAGATGAGCATCCCTTTGCCGTGGTCACTGAGCTGTCTGAGTGCCCCTGGAACCCGGCCCACCAACTGATCCATATTGGCTTGCAGGGGCACAAGGTAGATAAAGGGCAGTTGCCCGACAGCAACCTGGTGTTCCTGCTGGACGTGTCGGGGTCAATGAACGAGCCAAACAAGCTGCCCCTGCTAAAACAGGGGTATCAACTGCTGGTGGAGCAATTGACCGGCCGGGATACGGTTTCGATTGTGGTGTATGCCGGGGCAGCCGGGTTGGTGCTGCCTCCCACCTCCGGCGATGATAAGGCCACCATTTTGCAGGCCATTGACATGTTGGAGGCCGGCGGCTCAACCGCGGGCGGGCAGGGTATCCAGTTGGCCTACCAGGTGGCCCAGGAAAACTTGATCCCCGGCGGCAACAACCGGGTCATCCTGGCTACCGACGGCGACTTCAATGTAGGCCCTTCGAGCGATGCGGAACTGGTGCGCATGATTGAGGAGAAGCGGGACGAAGGCATCTTTTTGACCGTGTTGGGCTTGGGCACAGGCAATTACAAGGACTCTAAGATGGAGCAGTTGGCCGATAAAGGCAACGGTAACTACGCCTACATTGACAATATCCGCGAGGCCAAAAAGGTGCTGGTCAGCGAAATGGCCGGTACGCTGCTGACCATTGCCAAAGACGTTAAATTGCAAATAGAGTTCAACCCGGCCAAAGTTAAAGCCTATCGCCTGATCGGTTACGAGAACCGGATGCTGGCTAAAGAGGACTTTGCCGACGATACCAAAGACGCGGGCGAGCTTGGAGCCGGGCACTCGGTTACTGCGCTGTACGAGATTATCCCTGCGGGTGCGGACGAGGCGGTGCGGCCCACACCTGAATTGAAGTATCAGGAGTCCCAACTTTCAGAAGAGGCTGCCCAGTCCAACGAGTTGATGACGGTGAAATTGCGGTACAAACTGCCCCACGGCGAGCAGAGCATCCTGCTGGCGCAGCCGGTGCTTGATGAAGCGGTGCCGCCTGAGCAGGCGTCGGACAACTTTAAGTTTGCGGCAGCAGTCGCC